The following proteins are co-located in the Citrobacter freundii ATCC 8090 = MTCC 1658 = NBRC 12681 genome:
- the upp gene encoding uracil phosphoribosyltransferase: MKIVEVKHPLVKHKLGLMRENDISTKRFRELASEVGSLLTYEATAGLETEKVTIEGWNGPVEVDQIKGKKITVVPILRAGLGMMEGVLENVPSARISVVGMYRNEETLEPVPYFQKLVSNIDERMALIVDPMLATGGSVIATIDLLKKAGCSSIKVLVLVAAPEGIAALEKAHPDVELYTASIDQGLNEHGYIIPGLGDAGDKIFGTK, translated from the coding sequence ATGAAGATCGTGGAAGTCAAACACCCACTCGTCAAACACAAGCTGGGACTGATGCGTGAAAACGACATCAGCACTAAACGCTTTCGTGAACTCGCCTCGGAAGTTGGCAGCCTGCTGACTTATGAAGCAACCGCCGGTCTGGAAACCGAAAAGGTGACCATTGAAGGCTGGAACGGTCCGGTTGAAGTTGACCAAATCAAAGGTAAAAAAATCACCGTTGTGCCAATCCTGCGTGCGGGCCTGGGCATGATGGAAGGCGTTCTGGAAAACGTTCCGAGCGCGCGTATCAGCGTGGTCGGTATGTACCGTAATGAAGAGACGCTGGAGCCGGTTCCGTACTTCCAGAAGCTGGTTTCTAACATTGATGAGCGTATGGCGCTGATCGTTGACCCGATGCTGGCAACCGGCGGTTCCGTTATCGCTACCATCGACCTGCTGAAAAAAGCAGGCTGCAGCAGCATTAAAGTCCTGGTGCTGGTTGCAGCGCCGGAAGGTATCGCGGCGCTGGAAAAAGCGCACCCGGATGTTGAGCTGTACACTGCCTCCATCGATCAGGGACTGAACGAGCACGGATACATTATTCCGGGGCTCGGCGATGCCGGCGATAAGATTTTTGGTACCAAGTAA
- the ppk1 gene encoding polyphosphate kinase 1, translating to MGQEKLYIEKELSWLAFNERVLQEAADKSNPLIERMRFLGIYSNNLDEFYKVRFAELKRRIIISEEQGSNSHSRHLLGKIQARVLKADQEFDGLYNELLLEMARNQIFLINERQLSANQQSWLRHYFKQYLRQHITPILINRETDLVQFLKDDYTYLAVEIIRGDTIRYALLEIPSDKVPRFVNLPPETPRRRKPMILLDNILRYCLDDIFKGFFDYDALNAYSMKMTRDAEYDLVHEMESSLMELMSSSLKQRLTAEPVRFVYQRDMPNALVEVLREKLTISRYDSIVPGGRYHNFKDFINFPNVGKANLVNKPLPRLRHIWFDNEKFRNGFDAIRERDVLLYYPYHTFEHVLELLRQASFDPSVLAIKINIYRVAKDSRIIDAMIHAAHNSKKVTVVVELQARFDEEANIHWAKRLTEAGVHVIFSAPGLKIHAKLFLISRKEGDEVVRYAHIGTGNFNEKTARLYTDYSLLTADSRITNEVRRVFNFIENPYRPVTFDYLLVSPQNSRRLLYAMIDKEIANAQQGQPSGITLKLNNLVDKGLVDRLYAASSSGVPVNLLIRGMCSLIPNLEGISDNIRVISIVDRYLEHDRVYIFENGGDKQVYLSSADWMTRNIDYRIEVATPLLDPRLKQRVLDIIDILFSDTVKARFIDKELSNRYVPRGNRRKVQSQLAIYDYIKSLEQPD from the coding sequence ATGGGTCAGGAAAAGCTATACATCGAGAAAGAACTCAGTTGGTTAGCGTTCAACGAACGCGTACTCCAGGAAGCTGCTGATAAGTCAAACCCGTTGATCGAACGGATGCGTTTCTTAGGCATCTATTCCAATAACCTCGACGAGTTTTATAAGGTTCGTTTTGCCGAACTGAAGCGCCGAATCATTATTAGCGAAGAACAGGGTTCAAACTCTCACTCCCGCCATCTGTTAGGCAAAATCCAGGCCCGCGTATTAAAAGCCGATCAGGAATTTGACGGTCTGTACAACGAGTTGCTGCTGGAGATGGCGCGCAATCAGATTTTCTTAATCAACGAACGCCAGCTATCGGCCAATCAGCAGAGCTGGTTGCGTCATTACTTCAAGCAATATCTTCGCCAGCACATCACGCCGATCCTGATTAACCGCGAGACGGATTTAGTCCAGTTTTTGAAAGATGACTACACCTATCTGGCGGTAGAGATTATCCGCGGCGATACAATCCGCTACGCGCTGCTGGAAATCCCTTCTGACAAGGTTCCCCGTTTTGTGAATCTGCCGCCGGAAACTCCGCGGCGTCGCAAACCGATGATCCTGCTGGACAACATTTTACGTTATTGCCTTGACGATATTTTCAAAGGGTTCTTTGATTACGACGCACTTAACGCCTATTCGATGAAAATGACCCGTGACGCCGAATACGATTTGGTGCACGAGATGGAATCGAGCCTGATGGAGCTGATGTCCTCCAGCCTGAAACAGCGTCTGACCGCAGAGCCTGTGCGTTTCGTCTATCAGCGCGACATGCCCAATGCGTTGGTCGAGGTGCTACGTGAAAAACTGACGATTTCTCGCTACGACTCGATTGTTCCCGGCGGCCGTTACCATAACTTCAAAGACTTTATTAACTTCCCCAACGTTGGCAAAGCCAACCTGGTGAATAAGCCGCTGCCGCGTCTGCGCCACATCTGGTTCGACAATGAGAAATTCCGTAACGGATTTGATGCAATCCGCGAGCGCGATGTGCTGCTGTATTACCCGTATCACACCTTTGAGCACGTTCTTGAACTGTTGCGCCAGGCGTCTTTCGACCCGAGCGTACTGGCAATAAAGATCAACATTTACCGTGTGGCAAAAGACTCGCGCATCATCGACGCGATGATCCATGCCGCGCATAACAGTAAAAAAGTCACCGTGGTAGTGGAATTACAGGCGCGCTTTGATGAAGAAGCCAACATTCATTGGGCCAAGCGTCTGACCGAAGCGGGCGTTCACGTCATCTTCTCCGCGCCGGGTCTGAAAATTCACGCCAAACTGTTCCTTATCTCGCGTAAAGAAGGTGATGAAGTCGTGCGCTATGCGCATATCGGGACGGGCAACTTCAACGAAAAAACGGCGCGGCTGTACACCGACTACTCGTTGCTTACCGCTGATTCACGCATCACCAACGAGGTTCGTCGAGTGTTCAACTTCATCGAAAACCCGTATCGTCCGGTGACGTTCGATTATCTGCTGGTTTCTCCGCAGAACTCACGCCGTCTGCTGTACGCGATGATCGACAAAGAGATCGCCAATGCGCAGCAAGGCCAGCCTTCCGGTATCACGCTAAAACTGAACAACCTGGTCGATAAAGGCCTGGTTGATCGTCTCTATGCGGCTTCAAGCTCAGGCGTACCGGTTAATTTGTTGATTCGCGGTATGTGCTCTCTGATCCCGAACCTGGAAGGCATCAGCGATAATATTCGCGTGATAAGCATTGTCGACCGCTACCTTGAACACGACCGGGTTTATATTTTCGAAAACGGTGGCGATAAGCAGGTATACCTCTCCTCTGCAGACTGGATGACCCGCAATATCGACTATCGTATCGAGGTCGCCACTCCGCTGCTGGACCCGCGCCTTAAGCAGCGCGTGCTGGATATTATCGATATCCTGTTCAGCGACACGGTGAAGGCTCGCTTCATCGATAAAGAACTCAGTAATCGCTACGTACCACGCGGAAACCGCCGTAAAGTTCAGTCACAATTGGCGATTTACGACTACATCAAATCACTCGAGCAACCTGACTAA
- a CDS encoding 6-phospho-beta-glucosidase, whose product MSGFKADFMWGGAVAAHQLEGGWQEGGKGISVADVMTAGAHGVAREITDGVIAGKNYPNHDAIDFYHRYKDDIKLFAEMGFKCFRTSIAWTRIFPLGDEAQPNEAGLQFYDDLFDECLKYGIEPVITLSHFEMPYHLVTEYGGWRNRKLIDFFVRFARVVFTRYQYKVKYWMTFNEINNQANYHEDFAPFTNSGLKYQPGEDREPVMFQAAHYELVASALSVKVAREINPALQIGCMIAMCPIYPLTCAPNDMMMAMNAMHRRYWFTDVHVRGKYPQHLLNYFARRGFELDITEEDRQALTEGCVDYIGFSYYMSFATQATADNPQLDYDESKSLVSNPYVQKSDWGWQIDPVGLRYSLNWFWDHYQLPLFIVENGFGAIDVQQADGSVDDSYRIDYMAAHIREMKKAVVEDGVDLMGYTPWGCIDLVSAGTGEMKKRYGFIYVDKNNDGSGTLARSPKKSFSWYQNVIQSNAENL is encoded by the coding sequence ATGTCAGGATTTAAAGCAGATTTCATGTGGGGTGGCGCTGTCGCCGCTCATCAACTGGAAGGTGGCTGGCAGGAGGGCGGTAAAGGAATTAGCGTTGCCGATGTCATGACGGCGGGGGCGCATGGTGTGGCGCGTGAAATTACTGACGGTGTGATTGCCGGTAAAAACTACCCTAACCACGATGCCATCGATTTTTATCATCGCTATAAAGACGATATCAAGCTGTTTGCCGAAATGGGGTTTAAATGTTTTCGCACTTCTATTGCCTGGACGCGGATTTTCCCTTTAGGTGACGAAGCGCAACCCAATGAAGCTGGCCTGCAGTTCTATGATGATCTGTTCGACGAATGTCTGAAATATGGCATTGAACCGGTGATTACGTTGTCGCACTTCGAGATGCCCTACCATCTGGTGACGGAATATGGCGGCTGGCGCAACCGTAAGCTTATCGACTTTTTTGTCCGTTTTGCCCGGGTGGTTTTCACTCGTTACCAGTACAAAGTGAAGTACTGGATGACGTTTAATGAGATTAACAATCAGGCAAATTATCACGAAGACTTCGCGCCCTTTACTAACTCTGGCCTGAAATACCAGCCCGGCGAAGACCGCGAGCCGGTCATGTTTCAGGCTGCGCACTACGAGCTGGTGGCAAGCGCGCTGTCGGTGAAGGTCGCGCGTGAAATTAACCCGGCGCTGCAAATTGGCTGCATGATTGCGATGTGCCCAATTTATCCGCTGACCTGTGCGCCGAACGACATGATGATGGCGATGAACGCTATGCACCGGCGTTACTGGTTTACTGACGTCCATGTGCGCGGCAAATACCCGCAGCATCTTCTCAATTACTTTGCCCGTCGTGGCTTTGAACTGGATATCACCGAGGAAGACCGTCAGGCGCTGACCGAGGGCTGCGTTGATTACATCGGCTTTAGCTATTATATGTCTTTCGCGACCCAGGCAACGGCGGACAACCCTCAGCTGGATTACGACGAGTCGAAAAGCCTGGTTTCTAACCCGTACGTGCAGAAGTCGGACTGGGGCTGGCAGATTGATCCCGTCGGTCTGCGCTATTCGCTGAACTGGTTCTGGGATCATTATCAGTTGCCGCTGTTTATTGTAGAAAACGGCTTTGGGGCGATTGACGTGCAGCAGGCCGACGGTTCGGTGGATGATTCCTATCGTATTGACTATATGGCCGCGCATATCCGCGAAATGAAAAAAGCGGTGGTGGAAGATGGCGTGGATCTGATGGGCTATACCCCGTGGGGCTGTATTGATTTAGTCTCGGCCGGGACGGGGGAGATGAAAAAACGCTACGGCTTTATCTATGTTGATAAAAATAATGACGGGAGTGGGACATTAGCACGCTCGCCGAAGAAATCTTTTTCATGGTATCAAAACGTCATCCAGAGTAATGCTGAAAATCTATAA
- the mscS gene encoding small-conductance mechanosensitive channel MscS, with product MSGFSLFPKISSGLEWIAGHSDAVIQFGWNIVAAVILLFVGKFVSRLISSGLEKLLLKRKVDRTIIQFFTALVRYITLAFAVVAALGRVGIETSSIIAVIGAAGLAIGLALQGSLSNFAAGVLLVSLRPFRAGEVVQIGAVTGTVEKVHIFSTTLLTADSKEVVIPNGKIIADNIINYSRHPFRRIDLVIGVGYQSRIADVKRVINHIIDQDTRIDKQRGVTVRLGELGASALNFYVRVWVPNIEYWNTYYDLLENIKEALDANHISLPYPQMDIRVENVAPQSQPQLQLVD from the coding sequence ATGAGTGGTTTTTCATTATTTCCGAAAATAAGCAGCGGTCTTGAATGGATCGCTGGACACAGCGATGCGGTTATTCAATTCGGCTGGAATATCGTTGCCGCCGTAATTTTACTGTTTGTCGGTAAATTTGTCTCTCGCCTGATCTCCAGTGGTCTGGAAAAATTACTGTTAAAACGTAAAGTTGACCGAACCATTATCCAGTTCTTCACCGCGCTGGTACGTTACATTACCCTCGCCTTTGCCGTTGTTGCCGCATTGGGTCGCGTCGGTATCGAAACATCCTCCATTATTGCCGTCATTGGTGCCGCTGGGTTGGCCATTGGACTCGCGCTACAAGGATCGCTTTCCAACTTTGCCGCTGGCGTACTATTGGTCTCCCTGCGTCCATTCCGCGCCGGAGAAGTGGTACAAATTGGGGCAGTCACCGGAACGGTGGAAAAGGTACATATTTTCTCCACCACCCTGCTCACCGCCGACAGCAAAGAAGTGGTCATTCCAAACGGTAAGATCATCGCTGACAATATCATTAACTATTCCCGCCACCCTTTCCGCCGTATCGATCTGGTGATTGGCGTCGGCTATCAGAGCCGGATAGCTGACGTTAAGCGCGTGATTAACCATATTATCGATCAGGATACCCGCATCGATAAGCAACGTGGGGTAACCGTTCGTCTGGGCGAACTGGGCGCTTCAGCATTGAATTTTTACGTCCGCGTATGGGTACCCAACATCGAATACTGGAATACCTATTACGATCTGCTGGAAAACATTAAAGAAGCCCTGGACGCCAACCATATCTCCCTGCCGTATCCGCAGATGGATATTCGCGTTGAGAACGTAGCCCCCCAATCTCAACCCCAGCTACAGTTGGTTGATTAA
- a CDS encoding YfgG family protein, with protein sequence MSQVTSLRKRHRFNSRMIRIVLLISFLFFFGRFVYSAIGAWHHHQNKKDSQQITQPQQASPAQTDAR encoded by the coding sequence GTGAGCCAGGTTACCAGCCTACGCAAACGACACCGATTTAATAGTCGCATGATCCGGATCGTACTGCTTATCAGCTTTCTCTTCTTCTTCGGACGCTTCGTCTACTCCGCTATAGGTGCGTGGCACCACCACCAGAACAAAAAAGACTCTCAGCAGATCACCCAGCCGCAACAGGCATCTCCTGCTCAAACCGACGCGCGCTGA
- the purN gene encoding phosphoribosylglycinamide formyltransferase, producing MKNIVVLISGNGSNLQAIIDACEQKKINGTIRAVFSNKADAFGLERAREANIPAHSLEAAQFASREAFDRQLMQEIDAWAPDVVVLAGYMRILSPAFVAHYSERLLNIHPSLLPKYPGLHTHRQVLENGDEEHGTSVHFVTDELDGGPVILQAKVPVFEGDSEDDVTARVQAQEHTIYPLVVSWFIDGRLKMRDNAAWLDGIRLPPQGYAADE from the coding sequence ATGAAAAACATTGTGGTGCTCATTTCCGGTAACGGAAGCAATTTGCAGGCGATAATAGACGCCTGTGAACAGAAAAAAATCAATGGCACCATACGTGCAGTATTCAGTAACAAGGCCGATGCGTTCGGCCTTGAGCGCGCACGCGAAGCGAATATTCCGGCACACTCGCTGGAAGCCGCCCAGTTTGCCAGTCGCGAAGCCTTCGACCGCCAACTGATGCAAGAAATTGACGCCTGGGCGCCGGATGTAGTGGTGCTGGCCGGTTATATGCGCATCCTCAGCCCGGCGTTTGTCGCGCACTATTCTGAACGATTGCTGAATATCCACCCGTCTTTATTGCCAAAGTATCCCGGCCTGCATACGCACCGCCAGGTACTGGAAAACGGCGATGAAGAGCATGGTACCTCCGTCCACTTCGTCACTGATGAACTGGACGGCGGACCGGTTATTCTCCAGGCCAAGGTTCCGGTATTTGAAGGCGACAGCGAAGATGATGTCACGGCACGGGTTCAGGCCCAGGAACATACCATTTACCCACTGGTGGTAAGCTGGTTTATTGATGGTCGCCTGAAGATGCGTGATAACGCTGCATGGCTGGATGGCATCCGCCTACCGCCACAAGGCTACGCCGCCGACGAATAA
- the purM gene encoding phosphoribosylformylglycinamidine cyclo-ligase: MTDKTSLSYKDAGVDIDAGNALVDRIKGVVKKTRRPEVMGGLGGFGALCALPQKYREPVLVSGTDGVGTKLRLAMDLKRHDTIGIDLVAMCVNDLVVQGAEPLFFLDYYATGKLDVDTAASVINGIAEGCLQSGCALVGGETAEMPGMYHGEDYDVAGFCVGVVEKSEIIDGSKVADGDVLIALGSSGPHSNGYSLVRKIVEVSGCDPETTELEGKSLADHLLAPTRIYVKSILELIEKVDVHAIAHLTGGGFWENIPRVLPDNTQAVIDESSWQWPAVFNWLQTAGNVSQHEMYRTFNCGVGMVIALPAPEVDKALALLNEKGENAWKIGIIKASDSEQRVVIE, from the coding sequence GTGACCGATAAAACCTCTCTTAGCTACAAAGATGCCGGTGTTGATATTGATGCAGGTAATGCTCTGGTTGATCGAATCAAAGGCGTAGTAAAGAAAACGCGTCGTCCGGAAGTTATGGGTGGTCTGGGTGGCTTCGGTGCGCTGTGCGCATTGCCGCAAAAATATCGTGAACCGGTACTGGTTTCCGGCACTGATGGCGTTGGTACAAAACTGCGTCTGGCGATGGATCTGAAACGCCACGACACTATCGGCATTGACCTCGTCGCAATGTGCGTCAACGACCTCGTGGTTCAGGGCGCTGAGCCGCTGTTCTTCCTCGACTACTATGCAACCGGCAAACTGGATGTGGACACCGCAGCCAGCGTCATTAACGGGATTGCCGAAGGCTGCCTGCAGTCTGGCTGTGCGCTGGTCGGTGGGGAAACAGCTGAAATGCCGGGGATGTACCACGGCGAAGATTACGACGTGGCAGGTTTCTGTGTTGGCGTCGTCGAAAAATCAGAGATTATCGACGGTTCTAAAGTGGCTGACGGCGACGTACTGATTGCGCTCGGCTCCAGCGGTCCGCACTCCAACGGTTACTCTCTGGTGCGTAAAATCGTTGAAGTCAGCGGTTGTGACCCGGAAACCACCGAGCTTGAAGGTAAATCGCTGGCCGACCACTTGCTGGCTCCGACCCGCATTTACGTAAAATCCATTCTGGAACTGATCGAGAAGGTTGATGTGCACGCCATTGCCCACCTGACCGGCGGCGGCTTCTGGGAAAATATTCCACGCGTTCTGCCAGACAACACGCAGGCCGTGATCGACGAGTCTTCCTGGCAGTGGCCAGCCGTCTTCAACTGGCTGCAAACGGCGGGTAACGTCAGCCAGCATGAGATGTATCGCACCTTTAACTGCGGCGTAGGTATGGTTATCGCCCTGCCAGCTCCGGAAGTGGACAAAGCCCTGGCTTTGCTCAATGAGAAAGGTGAAAACGCATGGAAAATCGGTATCATCAAAGCTTCTGATTCCGAACAGCGTGTGGTCATTGAATGA
- a CDS encoding sensor domain-containing phosphodiesterase → MKLNKKYICMRDRWWALPLIIPSLLLPILSTANTYAHISTGTVILFYMPLALMISLMLFFGWAALPGIIISIICYKYPQVGLFETLSIISHFIVTIVLSWGGYKVFAPRRNNVSHGDSHLMFQRMFWQVFCPATLFLILFQFAAFVGVYESKSGMVGVMPFNTGTLINYQAMLVGNLIGVPLCYFIIRTIRNPLHVRGYFSQLKQQFDTKVTKTEVAVWLIILAVLMALLCMPLNEQSSIFSTNYTLSLLLPVMLWGAMRYGYRFISLIWSVVLITAIHYYQRYMPWYSGYDTQLAITSSSYLVFSFIVNFIAVLATRQRFVTRRNHRLAFFDPMVHLPNLRALNRDLKKTPWSVLCFLRVPGMELLVKNYGIMLRIQYKQKLSQWITPLLAQDEHVYQLSGNDLVLRFNTESYQERIEALDRHIKQFRFIWDGMPLQPQVGISFCYVRSPVNHIYLLLGELSTIAELSLATNSPENLQRRGVMHLQRDLKDKVAMMNRLQLALEHNRFFLMAQPIFGVRGDVYHEILLRLEGDDGETIPPDCFLPVAHEFGLSSSIDMWVIENTLKFMAQNREKMPARRFAINLSPTSICRARLPHDIKQLLVKYKVEAWQLIFEVTESNALTNAEQAQATLLQLQSLGCQIAIDDFGTGYASYARLKNVSADILKIDGSFIRSIVSNSLDYQIVASICHLARMKRMLVVAEYVESEEIRSAVISLGIDYMQGYLIGKPQPLHETLEEQAPDALAPVLSLCGDIG, encoded by the coding sequence ATGAAACTCAATAAAAAATATATTTGTATGAGAGATAGATGGTGGGCGTTACCTCTCATCATACCATCTTTGCTGTTGCCTATATTGAGCACTGCCAATACCTATGCCCATATTAGTACTGGGACCGTAATTCTTTTCTACATGCCTTTGGCGTTGATGATTAGCCTGATGCTATTTTTTGGCTGGGCGGCATTGCCGGGAATTATCATTTCCATTATCTGCTACAAATATCCGCAGGTTGGGTTATTTGAAACGCTCTCAATAATTTCGCACTTTATTGTAACGATAGTGCTGAGTTGGGGAGGGTATAAAGTATTTGCACCCCGGCGGAACAACGTGTCTCACGGTGACTCCCACCTGATGTTTCAGCGCATGTTTTGGCAGGTCTTTTGCCCGGCGACGCTGTTTCTGATCCTCTTCCAGTTTGCCGCGTTTGTGGGCGTTTATGAGAGTAAATCCGGCATGGTGGGGGTTATGCCCTTTAATACTGGCACGTTGATCAACTATCAGGCTATGCTGGTCGGGAATCTGATTGGGGTTCCTTTGTGCTACTTTATTATTCGCACGATCCGCAACCCTTTGCATGTCAGAGGCTATTTTTCTCAATTAAAGCAGCAGTTTGATACCAAAGTTACCAAAACTGAGGTTGCGGTCTGGCTGATTATATTGGCTGTACTTATGGCATTGCTGTGTATGCCGTTAAATGAACAAAGCTCAATATTCAGCACAAATTATACTCTGTCGTTGTTGCTACCTGTCATGCTCTGGGGAGCAATGCGTTACGGTTACAGATTTATTTCGCTGATATGGTCTGTCGTACTTATTACCGCAATTCATTATTACCAGCGCTATATGCCCTGGTATTCTGGCTACGATACCCAGCTTGCCATTACCTCATCGAGTTATCTTGTTTTCTCCTTCATCGTGAACTTCATTGCCGTACTGGCAACGCGCCAACGCTTTGTTACCCGGCGCAACCATCGTCTGGCATTCTTTGATCCGATGGTGCATCTGCCAAATTTGCGCGCATTGAACCGGGATTTGAAAAAAACGCCATGGTCAGTGCTCTGCTTTTTGCGTGTTCCGGGCATGGAGCTACTGGTAAAAAATTACGGCATTATGCTGCGTATCCAGTACAAGCAAAAACTCTCACAGTGGATAACGCCACTGTTGGCACAGGATGAGCATGTCTATCAGTTATCGGGTAATGACTTAGTTTTGCGTTTTAACACTGAGTCGTATCAGGAGCGCATTGAAGCCCTGGACAGGCATATCAAGCAGTTCCGTTTTATTTGGGATGGCATGCCATTACAGCCGCAGGTGGGGATCAGTTTTTGCTATGTCCGTTCTCCTGTTAACCATATCTATCTGTTACTGGGAGAGTTAAGCACCATTGCCGAGCTTTCTCTGGCGACGAATTCACCAGAGAACTTGCAGCGCCGAGGCGTCATGCACTTGCAACGTGACCTGAAAGATAAGGTTGCGATGATGAATCGTCTACAGCTGGCGTTGGAGCACAATCGTTTTTTCCTGATGGCGCAGCCGATTTTTGGCGTACGCGGCGACGTTTATCATGAAATCCTGCTGCGCCTTGAGGGAGATGACGGTGAAACCATCCCGCCTGATTGCTTCTTGCCGGTCGCGCATGAGTTTGGCTTGTCATCCAGCATCGATATGTGGGTGATTGAAAATACGCTGAAGTTTATGGCACAGAATCGGGAAAAAATGCCCGCCCGTCGGTTTGCCATTAACTTGTCACCCACGTCGATATGTCGCGCCCGACTTCCGCATGACATCAAGCAGCTACTGGTTAAGTACAAGGTTGAAGCGTGGCAGTTGATTTTTGAAGTCACGGAAAGCAACGCCTTAACCAATGCGGAACAGGCACAGGCAACGTTACTGCAGCTGCAATCACTGGGCTGTCAGATTGCGATTGATGATTTTGGTACGGGTTACGCCAGCTATGCGCGGCTGAAGAATGTGAGTGCCGATATCCTGAAAATTGATGGCAGCTTTATTCGCAGTATCGTTTCGAATAGCCTCGACTACCAGATCGTGGCCTCTATTTGCCATCTGGCTCGGATGAAAAGAATGCTGGTGGTTGCAGAGTACGTCGAAAGTGAAGAAATACGCAGTGCGGTAATTTCGCTGGGGATTGACTACATGCAGGGGTACTTGATTGGTAAACCACAGCCATTGCATGAAACGCTGGAAGAACAGGCGCCAGACGCGCTGGCACCTGTTCTGAGTTTATGCGGCGATATCGGGTGA
- the ppx gene encoding exopolyphosphatase encodes MPIHDKTPRPQEFAAVDLGSNSFHMVIARVVDGAMQIIGRLKQRVHLADGLGEDNKLSEEAMERGLSCLSLFAERLQGFPPSSVCIVGTHTLRQALNATDFLKRAEKVIPYPIEIISGNEEARLIFMGVEHTQPEKGRKLVIDIGGGSTELVIGEDFEPKLVESRRMGCVSFAQMYFPGGVISRENFQRARMAAAQKLETLTWQFRIQGWNVAMGASGTIKAAHEVLLEMGEKDGFITPERLDKLTSEVLKHASFDALSLPGLSEERKAVFVPGLAILCGVFDALAIRELRLSDGALREGVLYEMEGRFRHQDVRSRTASSLANQYNIDSEQARRVLETTMQMYDQWHTQQPKLANPQLEALLRWAAMLHEVGLNINHSGLHRHSAYILQNSDLPGFNQEQQLMMATLVRYHRKAVKLDDLPRFTLFKKKQFLPLIQLLRLGVLLNNQRQATTTPPTLTLITDDNHWTLRFPHDWFSQNALVLLDLEKEQQYWEGVTGWRLKIEEETSPDIAA; translated from the coding sequence ATGCCAATACACGACAAGACTCCACGACCGCAGGAATTTGCTGCGGTCGACCTTGGTTCAAACAGTTTCCATATGGTCATTGCCCGCGTGGTAGATGGCGCAATGCAGATTATCGGGCGGCTGAAACAGCGCGTTCATCTGGCGGATGGTCTCGGCGAAGATAACAAGCTGAGCGAAGAGGCAATGGAACGCGGATTAAGCTGCCTGTCGCTGTTCGCCGAACGCCTGCAGGGCTTTCCCCCGTCAAGCGTATGCATCGTGGGAACCCATACTTTGCGTCAGGCGCTGAATGCGACCGATTTTCTCAAGCGAGCGGAAAAAGTCATCCCCTACCCGATTGAGATTATCTCCGGTAACGAAGAAGCCCGACTGATTTTTATGGGCGTGGAGCACACTCAGCCGGAAAAAGGCCGCAAGCTGGTTATCGATATCGGCGGTGGCTCAACAGAACTGGTGATCGGCGAAGATTTCGAACCCAAGCTGGTCGAAAGCCGCCGTATGGGCTGCGTCAGTTTTGCCCAGATGTATTTCCCGGGCGGTGTTATCAGCCGGGAAAACTTCCAGCGTGCCCGCATGGCGGCAGCGCAAAAGCTTGAAACCTTAACGTGGCAGTTTCGCATTCAGGGCTGGAACGTCGCAATGGGCGCGTCAGGCACGATTAAAGCGGCACACGAAGTGCTGCTGGAGATGGGTGAAAAAGACGGTTTTATCACCCCCGAACGCCTGGACAAACTGACATCTGAAGTGCTGAAGCATGCGTCATTTGATGCGCTCAGCTTGCCGGGATTGTCAGAAGAACGAAAAGCAGTGTTTGTACCCGGACTCGCGATTCTGTGCGGCGTTTTTGACGCGTTGGCTATCCGCGAACTTCGCCTTTCTGATGGCGCACTACGCGAAGGCGTACTGTACGAGATGGAAGGACGTTTTCGCCACCAGGACGTTCGCAGTCGTACCGCCAGCAGTCTGGCGAACCAGTACAACATTGACAGTGAACAGGCCCGGCGCGTACTGGAAACAACGATGCAAATGTACGACCAGTGGCATACGCAACAGCCCAAACTGGCCAATCCTCAACTGGAAGCATTACTGCGCTGGGCAGCGATGCTGCATGAGGTTGGGCTGAACATCAACCACAGCGGCTTACATCGCCACTCTGCTTATATCTTACAAAACAGCGATTTACCGGGGTTTAATCAGGAACAACAACTGATGATGGCAACATTAGTTCGTTATCATCGCAAAGCGGTGAAACTGGATGATTTGCCCCGCTTTACACTGTTCAAGAAAAAACAGTTTCTGCCATTAATTCAACTGTTACGCCTCGGCGTGCTGCTGAATAATCAGCGTCAGGCGACCACCACGCCGCCAACCCTGACTCTGATAACCGACGACAACCACTGGACCTTACGTTTCCCGCATGACTGGTTTAGCCAAAATGCGCTGGTGCTGCTCGATCTGGAAAAAGAGCAGCAATACTGGGAGGGCGTAACCGGCTGGCGTCTCAAAATTGAAGAAGAAACCTCACCCGATATCGCCGCATAA